One genomic window of Euleptes europaea isolate rEulEur1 chromosome 8, rEulEur1.hap1, whole genome shotgun sequence includes the following:
- the DEK gene encoding protein DEK yields MTSVSEKGGVQPAEQIEEREPKTENSDEEEEEEEEEKEKSLIVEGKREKKKVERLTMQVSSLQKEPFTITPGKGQKLCEIERIQYFLSKKKTDELRNLHKLLYNRPGTVASLKKNVGQFSGYPFEKGSGQYKKKEEMLKKYRNAMLKSICEVLDLERSGVNSELVSRILNFLMHPKPSGKPLPKSKKTPSKGGKKERSSSGTARKAKHTKCPEILSDESSSEEDEKKEKDESSEEDKESEEERPKKPTKKEKPKQKTTPKTKKGTKNANVKKADSSTTKKNQNSSKKESESEDSSDDEPLIKKLKKPPTDEELKETVKKLLANANLEEVTMKQICKEVYESYPSYDLSDRKDFIKKTVKEVNTGSGKCGV; encoded by the exons ATGACTTCTGTTTCCGAAAAAGGTGGTGTGCAACCTGCTGAGCAAATAGAAGAGAGAGAACCTAAAACTGAAAATagtgatgaagaggaggaggaggaggaagaggagaaag AAAAGAGCCTCATTGTTGaaggaaaaagagagaagaagaaagtagAAAGATTGACCATGCAAGTGTCCTCGTTACAAAAGGAGCCTTTTACAATTACACCAG GAAAGGGACAAAAACTCTGTGAAATTGAAAGGATACAGTACTTCTTAAGTAAGAAGAAAACAGATGAACTTCGAAATCTGCACAAACTTCTTTATAATAGACCAGGCACA GTTGCTTCACTAAAGAAGAACGTGGGACAGTTCAGCGGGTatccatttgaaaaaggaagtggTCAAtacaagaaaaaggaagaaatgttAAAAAA ATACAGAAATGCAATGCTGAAAAGTATTTGTGAAGTTCTTGATTTGGAAAGATCAGGAGTTAATAGTGAACTGGTATCCAGAATCCTAAACTTCTTGATGCATCCAAAACCTTCAGGCAAG CCATTACCAAAATCCAAGAAAACACCCAGCAAAGGTGGTAAAAAAGAACGCAGTAGCTCTGGAACAGCAAGAAAAGCTAAACACACCAAATGTCCTGAGATCCTGTCAGATGAATCTAGTAGTGAGGAAgatgaaaaaaaggaaaaggatgaATCATCCGAAGAAGATAAAGAAAGTGAAGAGGAG CGACCTAAAAAACcgaccaaaaaagaaaaacctaaGCAGAAGACAACTCCAAAAACCAAAAAGGGCACAAAGAATGCTAATGTCAAAAAAGCAGATAGCAGTACAACCAAAAAGAATCAGAATAGTTCCAAAAAAG AAAGTGAATCTGAGGATAGTTCAGATGATGAGCCTTTAATTAAAAAGTTGAAAAAGCCACCTACAGATGAAGAACTGAAGGAAACTGTGAAGAAGCTGTTAGCTAATGCTAACTTAGAGGAAGTCACCATGAAGCAGATTTGTAAAGAG GTATATGAAAGCTATCCCAGTTATGACTTGTCTGACAGGAAAGACTTCATCAAAAAGACAGTGAAAGAGGTAAATACTGGATCAGGGAAATGTGGTGTGTGA